Part of the Deltaproteobacteria bacterium genome is shown below.
CGGGTTTCAGCCCAGCCAATTTTTCAAGTGTTGTATCTTCTCTGGGACCTTCATCTATTTTGACTTTTTTAATGGATCCATCCGCCTGCACCGCAGAACATTCGACAATTTCTTTTAATTTTCCTTCTTTTTGCGCTTTGACTGCTTTTTGGTGCGAGCCAAAAGAAAATTTATCCTGTTCTTCGCGGCTGATTTTATATTTTTCAGCCAAAATTTCCGCAACCTCCCCCATACCAATATAGGCCGCCGGTTTGCCGGGGCCGAATAGTTTGGTGTTGAGACTCGGGTTGAATCCTCCCATTGCCACATGACTCATTGATTCGATGCCGCCCGTGACACAAATATCAATGGCGCCGCTCAAAATCTGCGCCGCGGCCATATTGATGGCTGTTAGAGAAGAAGCGCAGAAACGATTGATGGTAACCGCTCCGCTGGAAAAAGGAATTCCCGCCAGAAAACTGATGTTGCGCGCAACGTTCAAACCCTGTTCCCCCTCGGGCATCGCGCAACCGATCAAAACATCTTCCACCCATTCCGGTTTTAGTTGGGGAACTTTTGCAAAAGCGGACTTGATAACTTCCGCCGCCAAATCATCGATACGTGTGTGGATAAACTGACCTTTGAGAGCTCGCCCCATGGGTGAGCGCACTGCAGAAACAATCACCGCTTCGTTCGTCATAGTTGACCTCCAAGATGTCCCGTTCCTGTCATGGAGAAAAAACGAAGTCAACTTATAAGAGCATGTTTAGACTAAACTCTAATAAAGTCTTGACTTTTTTAGAGACAAAGAAAAAAGGGAAGTTGATTTCGTTATAGTTGATAAGAAGAAGCCGCTCTGCTTGATTGAAGCCAAAACAAATGAGAGCGACCTGTCGCCCGCGCTCCTTCACTATCAAGAAAAACTTAATATTCGTGTTGCAATCCAGATTTTGCACAAATCCGGAGTGAAGAAAAAGATATTGAAGAACAACAAAATCCAGTGGGTTATCTCTGCAGATCAATTGCTGGGACTTCTGCCTTGAAAAAGATGTCAGAAAGGAAATGTCGGCGTGCTAAATTTTTCAAAGATATTTTTTCTTTCAAGCAAATTGTTCAGCTAGGTGAACGTTTTATTTATCCTTCCCTCCTTTTGTTGTGTAAAAACCTCTTCTTAGAAAAAATGGTATCGACTCAAACGTCACAATCGGTCTACCATTTTCATTGAGTGAAATGTTGTCAACCATCCTATCTTCATCAGAGGCATGGATGGTAACGCTCTTCGGAAGGATACGAGCTATCGTATTGGCAAGATTGTGGAAATTTTTCTCTTTTCCCTAAAAAGTGGGTTTACCGTCTCTGATCTGGAAAAAACTTGTCCTAGCGTAAGCCGCGATATGGTCCATCGCGTGCTTCATAATTTGAAGAAGGAGAAAAAGGTTGAATGCCTAGGACGTGGACCGGGCGCCACTTGGAGGCGGAAAGGGTAATACACCCAAATAGATGTAATAGAGAGTGTAATTTTAACCACTCAAAGAATGTTCAGACGAGGCCTCGCGTCGTTGGTGTGGTCATCTCATTTTACAACATTTGGGTTGACAAATATCATTGAAAATAATACAAATAGTCACAGTAGAAAACTTGAATAAACAACATTTTATTTGCCAACTCATTGAATTAAATGCTTTTATGTATATTAGGCGCCTTGGTGAAACATATTTAAAAGAATGGCGGGGGAGGGAAAATCGAAAACCCCTTATCATAAGGGGCGCTCGCCAGACGGGAAAGAGCTGGCTTGTCAAACAGTTCGGCACCGAGAATTTTAAACACCTTGTTATCATTAACTTTGAAAAGGAACCGCAGTTCAAAACTTTTTTTGAAAGGACGTCGGACATAAAAAAACTCGTAAGCGAAATAGAACTGGTAAAAAATGTACCGATTGTTCCGGGGAAAACACTGCTCTTCATTGACGAAATACAGCAGTGTCCGTCTGCCATCACAAAACTCAGGTATTTTCATGAGGAACTGCCGGAATTGCATACGATTGCGGCAGGCTCCTTGTTGGAATTTGTGTTGGAAAATGAGCTGGTGTCATTTCCTGTCGGGCGTGTGGAATTTTATTATCTATTTCCAATCTGTTTTGCGGAATTTCTCGGAGGATGCGGTGAGCATAAGTTGATTGAATATCTTGAGGACGTGGGCCTCGACAAGAAAATAGAACCGCTCATTCATTTAAAATTGCGGGAACTTCTGAAAGAATATCTGCTTGTCGGAGGGATGCCCGAAGCAACCGCAGAGTTTCTGAAATCAAAAAGATATAAGGATTGTGAAAAAATTTGGGAGAGCATCATTCAAACATATCGCGAAGATTTTAAAAAATATTCAAAGAGGGTGAATGTTGACAATGTTGAATTTGCTTTCAATGAAGCGCCGCATATTGTGGGGCAACAGATCAATCTGACAAAATTCGGAAAAGGTGCTGTAAGAGCCCGTGAGGTAAAGACCTCCTTAAAGCTTTTGGAACGGGCCATGCTCATTTACAATGCGCATCAGCTAAAACACATGTCTTTCCCACTCGTCCCCCTGCAAGACAAACGAAGCAAATTGTTATTTCTTGATGTCGGGCTTGTTCAGTACATGAATCACATATCGAAAGAAATATTGGAAAGTCAAAATTACTCTTCCGTTTATAGGGGCGGCCTGGCTGAACAACTGGTGGGGCAGGAACTTTTGCCGCTCACGGGGAGTTTGAGACACCCTGAATTGTACTACTGGCGCAAAGATAAAAGAGAGGGGACAGCAGAGGTGGATTACCTTTATCCCAGCGACGACGATATTTTTCCTGTCGAGGTTAAATCGGGAAAAGGGGGTTCTCTTTTTTCACTGCATCAATTCATGTATGAATACGGTCAAGACCCTGTCTTGCTGGGTCACGAGGCAAACCCGGAGAATTTACGGAATATAAATAAAAAATTTGCGATACGGATTTATGACGGAGAGCTAAATCTCGAAACAATAAGGGTGAAGCTTCCGCAATTAAAACAGATTGAATATTCGCTTCTCTCCGTGCCGTTGTACTTAATTCATAAATTGCCCGACTTATGCAAAGAGGGGCTCCGGCTTTTATCGCCTCCGTTATAAAGCATTAAACCGTTTGAGTAAATCGGCGGCGGTTTGTTTGGTGGGGTTTGTTTTGGGGAAAATGTTGGCGATTTTGTGGAGGGCCAGCAAAACGGGAATGCGGTTGAAAATTATTTTTCGCGAAATTCTCTGAATTAAAAGATCAGCCGACGCAAAACGAACCGACCAATCTCTGTCTTGCAGTCCTTCAATCAACGCCGTTTCAGACTGTGCATCCTCCCAGTGTTGCAACAATGCCAAAGCGCCCTCGCGCACAAAGGCGGAAGGATCTTGCTCGGAACTTTTGCGCAGGCGTTTGCGAACCGACTTCTCCTCGAGATATGACAATGTTTTGAGAGCCTCCAAACGAACGCTCGGATCTTTTTCATTTTTTTGCGCAAGAAAACGGGTTATTTTTTTAGAAAGTGAAACGGTCAGAGGTTTTGGATTGCGTCTTAAAAAGCGCCCAAAAGCGGCGATTGCTTCTCTGCGTACATAGGAACTTTCATCCTCCATCGCCCCTTCCAAAATAGACAAAAGTTTCGGTTCTTTGAAATGGCCCAATGCGGCGATGGCGGTTCCACGCAAAATATAGGATTTGTCGTAAACGAGATGACACAAGAGGGGAAGCGCTTCGGGGGCTTCCAACAAACCCAAAGCGCGAATTGATTTTTTGCGAAGCGAAAGATGCGCGGATGTTTTTGCTTTCTTAAAAAGAACGGGAACGGCCCGCGAATCCTTGAATTTCCATAAAGCCCATGCGGCTTCTTCAGCAAGTTTGGGATGTTTTTCCTGCTCCAGCAGTTTAATTAAAAGAGGAACCGCTTCGGGAAAATAAGTTCTCTCTTCCACAAAGTTTCCAGCCTGCTTGATTGCCTCATTTCTTTTTTCCAAGTCCGTATGTTGGAGATTAAGAAGAATGCGCACCGCTTCATTGAGACTTTCATTCACATTGAGATTATCGGCAGTCATCATAAAAAGTTGCCTATAAAATGTTCCCCTCCTTTTATTCCTCTCCCTTTATGGGAGAGGATGTAAGGAGAGGGTGAGCAATTATTTAACTCCGCAAATTCGGTGAATTTGCTTCGCGGCCAGCAAAGCTGGCCTTGACTATTTAAAATGCCATTCGGTGGTTCCATCGGGGCGGTCTTTCAATTCGACTCCGAGTTTCATCAACTCATCCCGGATGGTATCACTCTTTTTAAAATCCTTGTTTGATCTGGCCTGGCGGCGTTCCGCTATTTTGCTTTCCACCAATTCCACGCTGACCGACTGGGCCTCTGACTTGTTTTTCTTGAAACGTTCAAAATATTTTTGGGGTTCAGAAATAAAAATACCCAGTGCTGGTTCAAAAATTTCTTTTTGGATTTTCATCCATTCGTCACGGGCCCAAAAAAGAAACGAAGTGGAAGTGGTTCCAACCTGATCGAGATATTTATTGAAGATCCGGACTATTTCAAAAACATAGCCAAGTGACTTGGGCACATTAAAATCATCGTCCATACTCTCTTTGAATTTTGAAGGAAACTCTTCCAGACTTTTTGCCAATTCTTTTTCCAAATCATTCGAGGGTTTTGGCATCTTCTTTGTTTTTTGATCCGTGGGCAAGAGATTCAAACGCCCCAATAAAAGATAATAGCGATCAAGCGCCAATTTTGCCTCGAGCATATTTTTTTCGGTGTAATCAATGGGACTGCTGTAATGCGCGGACATAAGAAAATAACGAACCACTTCGGCATCATGTTGTTTGATAACTTGCCGGATTGTCGTAAAATTTCCCTTCGACTTGCTCATTTTTTCGGCGTCGATATTGATAAAACCATTGTGAAGAAAATAGTTGCAGAAATTTTTCTGCGAGATTCCCTCGGCCTGTGCAATTTCATTTTCGTGATGAGGAAAAATAAGATCGCGCCCGCCCCCGTGAATATCAAAAGGCTGACCCAAAAGTTTTGTGCTCATGACAGAGCATTCAATATGCCAGCCGGGACGTCCACCCTTCTCCCACCAAGGGTTTGGCCATGTGGGCTCTCCGGGTTTCGCCGCTTTCCACAGAGCAAAATCGAGCGGATCTTTTTTGGTCTCGTCAATCTCAATACGCGCACCGGATTCTAGGTCTTCAATATTTTTATGCGACAACGCCCCGTATTTTTTGAATTCGCGTACGGCGTAATAGACGTTGCCATTTTTTTCGTAAGCTTTCTTTTTTTTAATCAGGGTTTGAATTGCCTCAATCATCTGCGGAATAAATTCGGTGGCTCTCGGTTCTTGTGTAGGCGTAAGAATTTGGAGAGCAGACATATCGTCGCGATATTCCTGAATGTAGCGTTCTGTTAATTCTTTCCATGGAATATTTTTTTCTTTCGACCGGTTAATGATTTTGTCGTCGATGTCAGTAAAATTGCGAACGTAAGTCACATCATTGCCTAAAAATTTGAGATAACGATAGACGACATCAAAAGCGACGGCCGCCCGCGCGTGACCCAAATGACAGGAATCGTAAGCGGTGATGCCGCAGGCATACATCGACACCTTCCCCTTTTTAAGCGGAGTGAACGTTTCCTTCTTTTGGGTTAATGAATTATAAACGCGAAGAGACATACCAATATGTAGTCGCTACTTTCTGGTCAACAATGCAACCGCATGGACCACAACACCTTCTCCCAAACCAACCGCATCCATTTTCTCATTTGTTTTTGCTTTCACACTAACCTGATCGACTTCCACGCGAAGACAAGTGGCAATTTGACGACGCATGGCGGGAATATATTCGGCCAGTTTTGGTGCCTGAAGAATCACCGTTGCATCGATATTGCCGATTTTAAATCCTTTTTTCGAAATAAACCCCGCCGTCTCTTTCAAAAAATATTGACTGTCCTTATTTCTATTTTTTGGATCGGTGTCGGGAAAATGCTGACCAATATCTCCCAAAGAAAGGGCGCCCAACAAAGCATCCGTGATGGCGTGCAAAAGGGGGTCTCCATCGGAATGCCCCACCGGACCTTTTTCAAAAGGGATCGTAACGCCCCCCAGAATAAAAGGGCGCCCTTCTTCCAAGCGGTGAATATCGTAACCTTGCCCAATTCTCATGGTTCCTGTGTATGCAACAGAACTTGGGCTAATTGCAAGTCTTGAGGTGTGGTAATTTTGATGTTTCTGGCGTCTCCGGGGACAACAGAGACCGGAATTCCAAGTTTTTCCACCAAGGAGGCTTCATCAGTCCCTTCCCATCCCTCTTTTTGGGTTTTTGAAAAGGCCTCTTCCAAAACAGGGCGGGAAAAAACTTGGGGGGTTTGGGCCAACCATAACTGACTCCGGTCAATTGTTTGGATGATTTTTTGAGATTTGGTCTGTTTTACCGTGTCTGTTACGGGAATGGCGGCGATACAGTTTTTGTTTTCCGATGCGGCGGCTAAAAGTCTATCCAAAATTTCTTTGGAAACGAAGGGGCGAGCCGCATCGTGGACAAAAACAATGTCACAATCAACTCCGAGCGCTTTTAAGCCGGCTTGAACAGAGTCTTGTCGTGTGGCTCCACCCGCTACAATTTTAACTCGGTCGTTTTTTGGCAAATCACATTTCTTTTCTGGAAGGACTAAAACAATCTCTTGAAAAGAGGAATGGGCTAGAAAGGCATCCAAGCTGTGCTGAAAAAGAGGTTTTGATCCCAAAGGAATGAAGGCCTTTGGAGAATCGTACCCTAAGCGGGTCCCCCGACCCGCTCCCACAATAATTACCCCACACTTCATTGGGGATGGTGATTATCCGAAAAAATAGTGTCGATCTCCAAAGTGATCGTTTTTTCGTCTTTATCCTGCGCAATGGCCAATTCTTTGATAATCAGACTGCGCGCCGTATCAAGCATTTTGCGCTCACCGAAAGAGAGCTCTTTTTCATAACGGAGCATCGAAAGATCTCTTAAAACCTCGGCAATTTCATAAATGGAGCCGGTTTTGATCTTATCCATATATTCGCGATAACGACGATTCCACGTTTGCTCCGTGATCGTATATTCGCCACGTTCCTTCAAAATGGCATAGACGGCTTCGACTTCATTGGTTCCGATGACTTCCCGCAAGCCAACGTTACGCACATTGGTTGTTGGAACCATGATTGTCATGCCGCTGTCCATGATTTTGAGGATATAAAATTTGGCTTTAGATCCCGCGATTTCCCGATTTTCTATGCTCATGACCTGACCTACCCCATGAGCTGGATATACTGCAATATCTCCTACCTTAAATTCACGATTCATTGGTGATCCCTTTGCCATTATCAAATCCTCCTTAGC
Proteins encoded:
- a CDS encoding ATP-binding protein; amino-acid sequence: MYIRRLGETYLKEWRGRENRKPLIIRGARQTGKSWLVKQFGTENFKHLVIINFEKEPQFKTFFERTSDIKKLVSEIELVKNVPIVPGKTLLFIDEIQQCPSAITKLRYFHEELPELHTIAAGSLLEFVLENELVSFPVGRVEFYYLFPICFAEFLGGCGEHKLIEYLEDVGLDKKIEPLIHLKLRELLKEYLLVGGMPEATAEFLKSKRYKDCEKIWESIIQTYREDFKKYSKRVNVDNVEFAFNEAPHIVGQQINLTKFGKGAVRAREVKTSLKLLERAMLIYNAHQLKHMSFPLVPLQDKRSKLLFLDVGLVQYMNHISKEILESQNYSSVYRGGLAEQLVGQELLPLTGSLRHPELYYWRKDKREGTAEVDYLYPSDDDIFPVEVKSGKGGSLFSLHQFMYEYGQDPVLLGHEANPENLRNINKKFAIRIYDGELNLETIRVKLPQLKQIEYSLLSVPLYLIHKLPDLCKEGLRLLSPPL
- a CDS encoding HEAT repeat domain-containing protein; translation: MMTADNLNVNESLNEAVRILLNLQHTDLEKRNEAIKQAGNFVEERTYFPEAVPLLIKLLEQEKHPKLAEEAAWALWKFKDSRAVPVLFKKAKTSAHLSLRKKSIRALGLLEAPEALPLLCHLVYDKSYILRGTAIAALGHFKEPKLLSILEGAMEDESSYVRREAIAAFGRFLRRNPKPLTVSLSKKITRFLAQKNEKDPSVRLEALKTLSYLEEKSVRKRLRKSSEQDPSAFVREGALALLQHWEDAQSETALIEGLQDRDWSVRFASADLLIQRISRKIIFNRIPVLLALHKIANIFPKTNPTKQTAADLLKRFNAL
- a CDS encoding cysteine--tRNA ligase, whose translation is MSLRVYNSLTQKKETFTPLKKGKVSMYACGITAYDSCHLGHARAAVAFDVVYRYLKFLGNDVTYVRNFTDIDDKIINRSKEKNIPWKELTERYIQEYRDDMSALQILTPTQEPRATEFIPQMIEAIQTLIKKKKAYEKNGNVYYAVREFKKYGALSHKNIEDLESGARIEIDETKKDPLDFALWKAAKPGEPTWPNPWWEKGGRPGWHIECSVMSTKLLGQPFDIHGGGRDLIFPHHENEIAQAEGISQKNFCNYFLHNGFINIDAEKMSKSKGNFTTIRQVIKQHDAEVVRYFLMSAHYSSPIDYTEKNMLEAKLALDRYYLLLGRLNLLPTDQKTKKMPKPSNDLEKELAKSLEEFPSKFKESMDDDFNVPKSLGYVFEIVRIFNKYLDQVGTTSTSFLFWARDEWMKIQKEIFEPALGIFISEPQKYFERFKKNKSEAQSVSVELVESKIAERRQARSNKDFKKSDTIRDELMKLGVELKDRPDGTTEWHFK
- a CDS encoding thiolase family protein, which encodes MTNEAVIVSAVRSPMGRALKGQFIHTRIDDLAAEVIKSAFAKVPQLKPEWVEDVLIGCAMPEGEQGLNVARNISFLAGIPFSSGAVTINRFCASSLTAINMAAAQILSGAIDICVTGGIESMSHVAMGGFNPSLNTKLFGPGKPAAYIGMGEVAEILAEKYKISREEQDKFSFGSHQKAVKAQKEGKLKEIVECSAVQADGSIKKVKIDEGPREDTTLEKLAGLKPAFKKDGTVTAGNSSPLTDGAACMIMMSSAKAKQLGIKPIAKVRGWAVAGVDPAWMGIGPVHAVPKALQKAGMKLADVDLLELNEAFAVQVLAVSKELGWDMNKLNVHGGAVALGHPLGCSGARIMSTLLNALEIYNKSTALETLCVGGGQGVATIVERI
- a CDS encoding CarD family transcriptional regulator; translation: MNREFKVGDIAVYPAHGVGQVMSIENREIAGSKAKFYILKIMDSGMTIMVPTTNVRNVGLREVIGTNEVEAVYAILKERGEYTITEQTWNRRYREYMDKIKTGSIYEIAEVLRDLSMLRYEKELSFGERKMLDTARSLIIKELAIAQDKDEKTITLEIDTIFSDNHHPQ
- a CDS encoding 2-C-methyl-D-erythritol 2,4-cyclodiphosphate synthase, giving the protein MRIGQGYDIHRLEEGRPFILGGVTIPFEKGPVGHSDGDPLLHAITDALLGALSLGDIGQHFPDTDPKNRNKDSQYFLKETAGFISKKGFKIGNIDATVILQAPKLAEYIPAMRRQIATCLRVEVDQVSVKAKTNEKMDAVGLGEGVVVHAVALLTRK
- the ispD gene encoding 2-C-methyl-D-erythritol 4-phosphate cytidylyltransferase, which gives rise to MKCGVIIVGAGRGTRLGYDSPKAFIPLGSKPLFQHSLDAFLAHSSFQEIVLVLPEKKCDLPKNDRVKIVAGGATRQDSVQAGLKALGVDCDIVFVHDAARPFVSKEILDRLLAAASENKNCIAAIPVTDTVKQTKSQKIIQTIDRSQLWLAQTPQVFSRPVLEEAFSKTQKEGWEGTDEASLVEKLGIPVSVVPGDARNIKITTPQDLQLAQVLLHTQEP